From Woronichinia naegeliana WA131, the proteins below share one genomic window:
- a CDS encoding IS1634 family transposase — MTQLNVKNLDHLGIIAAIVDELGLVDYINEQLGENDRAKISAGLVVKAMILNGLGFINSPLYLFSRFFEDKPVEHLLGKGIKASDLNDDRLGRVLDLIFMAGISRLFLGICLKAVEIFKIVMKSSHLDSSSLSVQGEYKLSVEREDKESQIIHITHGYSKDKRPDLKQFVLNLVCWGDGDIPAFLELGDGNQSDKKEFAKLLKKFNEQWQFEGLYIADSALYSADNLQKLTGIYWLCSVPKTIREVQDAVSQLASEQFITTDLEGYRLTSLESEYGGVKQRWIVVDSEQKKALDLKQLTKKTEKATAQAQRQLEQLQRQEFACREDALTALSRWEKSLELHHLEDLSVVEKCHYGHRGKPRLHEQPIRRSYHAQATLSLNMAKVELAERAAGRFVLATNQLDTDLWSDEQLLVQYKQQQGVERGFRFLKDPLFFASSVFLKTPERIMALSFIMVLCLLVYSLGQRQLRLALAEQEETVPNQLGKPTQRPTLRWIFQMLKGVHWVVLDNCQQIINLTLERERILRFFGATTCQYYLLS, encoded by the coding sequence ATGACCCAATTAAACGTTAAAAATCTCGACCATTTAGGAATAATCGCGGCGATAGTTGATGAACTAGGTCTAGTGGATTATATCAATGAACAACTAGGAGAAAATGACCGTGCTAAAATCAGTGCGGGTCTGGTAGTGAAAGCGATGATTCTCAATGGCTTAGGCTTTATCAACTCTCCTTTATATTTGTTCAGTCGTTTTTTTGAAGATAAACCAGTAGAACATCTTTTAGGAAAAGGAATAAAAGCCAGCGACCTGAATGATGACCGTTTAGGGAGAGTCTTAGATTTAATCTTTATGGCCGGCATCAGCCGTTTGTTTCTCGGAATTTGTCTAAAAGCCGTAGAAATCTTCAAAATAGTGATGAAAAGTTCCCATTTAGACTCCAGTTCATTATCGGTACAAGGGGAATATAAATTATCGGTGGAGAGAGAAGATAAAGAAAGCCAAATAATCCATATCACTCATGGCTATTCAAAGGATAAGCGACCAGACTTGAAACAATTTGTATTGAATCTAGTCTGTTGGGGGGATGGCGACATTCCCGCTTTTCTCGAATTAGGAGATGGCAATCAAAGTGATAAAAAAGAGTTTGCTAAACTCTTGAAAAAGTTCAATGAGCAGTGGCAATTTGAGGGTTTGTATATAGCAGATTCAGCCTTATACAGTGCCGATAACTTGCAAAAGTTAACCGGCATATACTGGTTATGTTCTGTGCCGAAAACGATTAGAGAAGTGCAAGATGCGGTCAGTCAATTAGCCTCGGAGCAATTCATCACAACGGATTTAGAGGGCTATCGTCTTACCTCCTTAGAAAGTGAATATGGGGGAGTCAAACAACGTTGGATAGTGGTAGATAGCGAGCAAAAAAAAGCTTTAGACCTCAAACAACTGACGAAGAAGACAGAGAAAGCAACCGCTCAAGCTCAAAGACAATTAGAACAATTACAGCGTCAGGAATTTGCTTGTCGCGAGGATGCTTTAACCGCCCTGAGCCGATGGGAGAAGAGTTTAGAATTACATCATCTTGAAGACCTAAGCGTAGTGGAAAAATGTCATTACGGTCATCGAGGTAAGCCCCGACTCCATGAACAGCCGATTCGTCGTAGCTACCATGCTCAAGCCACTTTAAGTCTCAATATGGCAAAAGTTGAACTTGCGGAGCGGGCAGCAGGACGTTTTGTCTTGGCGACGAATCAGTTAGACACAGACTTATGGAGTGATGAGCAACTGCTTGTCCAATACAAGCAACAGCAAGGAGTAGAGCGAGGTTTTCGCTTCCTTAAAGACCCGCTATTTTTTGCGTCCAGTGTGTTTCTCAAAACCCCTGAGCGGATTATGGCATTGAGTTTCATCATGGTGTTGTGTTTACTGGTGTACAGCTTGGGACAACGTCAACTGAGACTGGCTCTGGCAGAGCAGGAGGAGACTGTGCCTAATCAGTTGGGAAAGCCGACTCAGCGTCCGACACTGCGTTGGATTTTTCAGATGTTGAAAGGAGTTCATTGGGTTGTACTGGATAATTGTCAGCAAATTATCAATCTAACGCTTGAGCGAGAGAGGA
- a CDS encoding SH3 domain-containing protein translates to MFFKSLKGLLCLKLRIADGISTLSGSGRIYVRTKPTIKSTAPQYGLAGDKVKVMNCVPDKDQSGSDLNWCKVQFTKSKAVGWVRSDHIIFADGGE, encoded by the coding sequence ATGTTCTTTAAATCCCTAAAAGGCTTGCTGTGTCTAAAACTGAGAATTGCTGATGGGATTTCGACCTTAAGTGGTAGTGGACGCATTTATGTACGGACTAAACCTACTATTAAATCGACGGCTCCCCAATACGGACTAGCGGGTGACAAGGTTAAAGTGATGAACTGCGTCCCCGACAAAGATCAATCTGGCAGCGATCTTAATTGGTGTAAAGTCCAGTTTACCAAGTCCAAAGCAGTGGGATGGGTTCGTAGTGATCACATTATTTTTGCCGATGGTGGGGAATAA